A window of the Gemmatimonadota bacterium genome harbors these coding sequences:
- a CDS encoding HlyC/CorC family transporter, which translates to MFSRLFAIVALLALNAFFVAVEFALVRARRSRLEAMVRGGDHFARFAVTATSRSNLTRVLSAGQLGITLASLGLGWVAEATLGEALEHWFAGLPLPFEMSVRVGLAAGIAITVVTYLHVVFGELAPRALSLNYPEQFAKWLAPPILAFTWLTWPFIWVLNGSSNLLLRVFGQKSVSEEETPHSADELKLLVERASEGGVLPTSDAEILEGVFEFSEKNAREVMTPRTAIVAIAAEASLDEAVDAVEEAGFSRYPVYRDTIDDIVGMVHAKDLLKVLARRPAEFALESILRPVHVVPGSREVEEVLADFKRRKEHLAIVLDEYGGTAGMVTMEDLLEEIVGEILDEYDDAPAPALDAGAKGAKVVPGDSNISEVNAEYGLTIPEEDYTTVGGYVFGMLGRLPIAGDRVTGGGATFVVKEMEGRRIRMLVIEVVAGA; encoded by the coding sequence GTGTTCTCGCGCCTGTTCGCCATCGTCGCCCTGTTGGCCCTGAACGCCTTCTTCGTCGCGGTGGAGTTCGCGCTCGTGCGGGCGCGCCGGTCGCGCCTGGAGGCCATGGTCCGAGGTGGAGACCATTTCGCCCGGTTCGCGGTCACCGCGACCTCCCGTTCAAATCTCACACGGGTGCTGTCGGCGGGCCAGTTGGGGATCACCTTGGCATCGCTTGGACTGGGGTGGGTGGCCGAGGCGACCCTGGGCGAGGCCCTGGAGCACTGGTTCGCCGGGCTCCCGCTCCCCTTCGAGATGTCGGTCCGGGTGGGCCTCGCCGCGGGCATCGCGATCACCGTGGTCACCTACCTCCACGTGGTCTTCGGCGAGCTGGCGCCCCGCGCCCTCTCGCTCAACTACCCCGAGCAGTTCGCCAAGTGGCTCGCGCCGCCGATCCTCGCGTTCACCTGGCTCACCTGGCCGTTCATCTGGGTGCTCAACGGGTCGAGCAACCTGCTCCTCCGGGTCTTCGGGCAGAAGTCGGTGTCGGAGGAGGAGACCCCCCACTCGGCGGACGAGCTCAAGCTCCTCGTCGAGCGGGCCTCCGAGGGAGGCGTGCTCCCTACCTCGGACGCGGAGATCCTCGAGGGCGTCTTCGAGTTCAGCGAGAAGAACGCGCGCGAGGTGATGACGCCGCGCACGGCGATCGTCGCCATCGCCGCCGAAGCGTCGCTCGACGAGGCGGTGGACGCGGTGGAGGAGGCGGGATTCAGTCGCTATCCGGTCTACCGCGACACGATCGATGACATCGTGGGGATGGTGCACGCGAAGGACCTGCTGAAGGTCCTCGCGCGGCGGCCGGCGGAGTTCGCGCTCGAGTCGATCCTGCGTCCGGTGCACGTGGTGCCCGGCTCCCGCGAGGTCGAGGAGGTGCTGGCGGACTTCAAGCGGCGCAAGGAGCACCTGGCGATCGTCCTCGACGAGTACGGCGGCACCGCGGGCATGGTCACCATGGAGGACCTGCTCGAGGAGATCGTGGGCGAGATCCTCGACGAGTACGACGACGCGCCGGCGCCGGCGCTCGACGCGGGCGCGAAGGGGGCCAAGGTCGTGCCGGGGGATTCGAACATCTCCGAGGTGAATGCGGAGTACGGGCTGACGATCCCCGAGGAGGACTACACGACGGTGGGGGGCTACGTCTTCGGGATGCTCGGGCGTCTCCCGATCGCCGGCGACCGCGTGACGGGGGGTGGGGCGACGTTCGTGGTGAAGGAGATGGAGGGGCGGCGGATCCGGATGCTCGTGATCGAGGTCGTTGCGGGGGCGTAA
- a CDS encoding cation transporter — protein sequence MNRQSAEGGAALDSAPLHAHAHPHPHDHAHGHSHDQAHGRAHGHAHTHAVGTRRLAIALVITALFLVAEVVGGWLSNSLALLADAGHMLTDVGALALSLFVAWFSRQPATPQKTYGYLRWEILAALINGAVLLMASGFILWESFRRLSAPEPVAGGLMLVVAVLGLVVNAVSAWLLHGSAHHSMNIRAAYLHVLGDLLGSVAAIVAAVLVRWQGWLIADPIASIAMTGLIILGAWRLVKEAVDVLLEATPAHIELESLRRAMLAVPGVTEVHDLHVWSLTSGVVAMSAHAVAPAESGHQRVLEELHAAVGRFGIHHATIQLEGAPLDACCPPTQTLAHA from the coding sequence ATGAATCGCCAGTCGGCCGAGGGGGGCGCGGCGCTTGACAGCGCGCCCCTCCACGCCCACGCGCATCCCCATCCGCACGACCACGCGCATGGCCATTCGCACGATCAGGCGCACGGTCGCGCGCACGGTCATGCCCACACGCACGCCGTCGGCACCCGGCGCCTCGCCATCGCCCTCGTCATCACGGCGCTCTTCCTCGTCGCCGAGGTGGTGGGCGGGTGGCTGAGCAACTCGCTCGCGCTGCTGGCCGATGCCGGGCACATGCTCACCGACGTCGGCGCCCTCGCCCTCTCGCTCTTCGTCGCGTGGTTCTCCCGCCAGCCCGCGACGCCGCAGAAGACCTACGGCTACCTGCGGTGGGAGATCCTCGCGGCGCTCATCAACGGGGCCGTGCTGCTCATGGCCTCGGGCTTCATCCTCTGGGAGTCGTTCCGCCGGCTCTCGGCCCCCGAACCGGTCGCCGGCGGCCTCATGCTCGTCGTCGCCGTGCTCGGGCTCGTGGTCAACGCGGTCTCGGCCTGGCTCCTGCACGGGAGCGCGCACCACTCGATGAACATCCGCGCCGCCTATCTGCACGTCCTCGGCGACCTCCTCGGCTCGGTCGCGGCGATCGTGGCCGCCGTGCTCGTGCGCTGGCAGGGCTGGCTCATCGCCGACCCCATCGCGTCGATCGCGATGACCGGTCTGATCATCCTCGGCGCCTGGCGGCTGGTGAAGGAGGCCGTGGACGTGCTCCTCGAGGCGACGCCGGCGCACATCGAGCTCGAGTCGCTCCGTCGCGCCATGCTCGCGGTGCCCGGGGTGACCGAGGTGCACGACCTCCATGTGTGGAGCCTCACCTCGGGCGTGGTGGCGATGTCCGCCCACGCGGTCGCGCCCGCCGAGTCCGGGCACCAGCGCGTGCTGGAGGAGCTGCACGCGGCCGTGGGCCGCTTCGGCATCCACCATGCGACCATCCAGCTCGAAGGGGCGCCCCTCGACGCGTGCTGCCCACCGACCCAGACACTGGCCCACGCGTAG
- a CDS encoding type IV pilus twitching motility protein PilT, with amino-acid sequence MEKLLRMLVDQGGSDLHMRVGEPPILRKSGEMERIEGQSKLDPSTTESLLQAIMPERNRREFAETNDTDFAYEIAGVARFRANVLRDRKGVAAVFRVIPSNIVTADQLGVTQEVQNLCYLTKGLVLVTGPTGSGKSTTLCALVDLVNRSRSDHVITIEDPIEFVHENKNCIITQRQVGVHTGSFKSALRAALREDPDIILVGELRDLETVSIAIETAETGHLVFGTLHTTTAASTIDRLIDQFPADRQEQVRTMLSESLKGVVSQVLCKKIGGGRVAAREILLVTPAISNLIREGKTFQIPSIMQTSKRLGMITMNDTLLDLVERKLVEPKEAYMKSVDKGAFVNQLKAKGHDVSFVEADPTNTPGGAGPSAPAKPGVRR; translated from the coding sequence ATGGAGAAGCTCCTGCGGATGCTCGTGGACCAGGGGGGCTCCGACCTGCACATGCGCGTGGGCGAGCCGCCGATCCTGCGCAAGTCGGGCGAGATGGAGCGGATCGAGGGGCAGAGCAAGCTCGACCCGTCCACGACGGAGAGCCTGCTGCAGGCGATCATGCCCGAGCGGAACCGGCGGGAGTTCGCCGAGACCAACGACACCGACTTCGCGTACGAGATCGCCGGGGTGGCGCGCTTCCGCGCGAACGTCCTGCGCGACCGGAAGGGCGTCGCGGCGGTGTTCCGCGTGATCCCGAGCAACATCGTCACCGCCGACCAGCTGGGGGTGACGCAGGAGGTGCAGAACCTCTGCTACCTGACCAAGGGGCTCGTGCTCGTGACCGGCCCCACCGGCTCGGGCAAGTCCACGACGCTCTGCGCGCTGGTGGACCTCGTGAACCGGTCGCGGTCGGACCATGTGATCACGATCGAGGACCCGATCGAGTTCGTGCACGAGAACAAGAACTGCATCATCACGCAGCGGCAGGTGGGGGTGCACACCGGGAGCTTCAAGAGCGCGCTCCGCGCGGCGCTGCGCGAGGACCCGGACATCATCCTCGTCGGCGAGCTGCGCGACCTCGAGACGGTGAGCATCGCGATCGAGACGGCGGAGACGGGCCACCTCGTGTTCGGGACGCTGCACACGACGACCGCGGCGAGCACGATCGACCGCCTGATCGACCAGTTCCCGGCCGACCGGCAGGAGCAGGTGCGGACGATGCTGTCGGAGTCGCTCAAGGGCGTGGTGTCGCAGGTGCTCTGCAAGAAGATCGGCGGCGGCCGCGTGGCGGCGCGCGAGATCCTGCTGGTGACGCCGGCGATCTCGAACCTGATCCGCGAGGGGAAGACCTTCCAGATCCCGTCGATCATGCAGACGAGCAAGCGCCTGGGCATGATCACGATGAACGACACGCTGCTGGACCTGGTGGAGCGGAAGCTGGTGGAGCCGAAGGAGGCCTACATGAAGTCGGTGGACAAGGGCGCCTTCGTGAACCAGCTCAAGGCGAAGGGGCATGATGTCAGCTTCGTCGAGGCGGACCCGACGAATACCCCGGGCGGGGCGGGGCCCTCGGCGCCGGCGAAGCCGGGCGTGCGCCGGTAG
- the typA gene encoding translational GTPase TypA → MQIRNIAIIAHVDHGKTTLVDKMLRQAGAFRANQVVAERVMDSNPLEKERGITILAKNTSVHWGETKLNIVDTPGHSDFGGEVERILRMVDGVLLVVDAFDGPMPQTRFVLRKALALGRTVIICINKIDRPGADPMRVHEEVLDLLIELEANEDQLDAPVVYASGRNGTSTMDMDVPAVDLTPLFDTIVKHVPAPPSDKDGPFQMLVSTIDYSNYLGRLAIGRIERGTAHVGDVVHLLPVDHTHKGAPGRITKLYGFEGLERIEVQSAVAGEIVALAGLEGVEIGLTITDPEHPERLEGIAVEEPTISVDFMVNNSPFAGQDGKFVTSRQVKERLEKELERNVALRVEDTETTDAWTVSGRGELHLSILMETMRREGYEFQVSRPRVITHLGPNGEKLEPYEELAIDVPEEYMGTVIEKLGPRKASMIEMKNPGMGLVRLVYRIPARGLFGYRSEFMTDTRGMGIMHHRFLEYGAWAGALQGRLRGVLVSMEGGTIIAFALGNLQDRSTLFVKPGDEVYEGMIVGENSRPGDMDVNPTKEKKLTNMRSKSADDAITLEPPRLLTLESALEYIEDDELIEVTPSNIRLRKRLLGVSDRKRINRDAKKERAGT, encoded by the coding sequence ATGCAGATTCGCAACATCGCCATCATCGCGCACGTCGACCACGGGAAGACCACCCTCGTCGACAAGATGCTCCGGCAGGCCGGGGCCTTCCGCGCGAACCAGGTCGTCGCCGAACGCGTGATGGATTCCAACCCGCTCGAGAAGGAGCGGGGCATCACCATCCTGGCCAAGAACACCTCGGTCCACTGGGGCGAGACCAAGCTCAACATCGTCGACACGCCCGGGCACTCCGACTTCGGCGGCGAGGTCGAGCGCATCCTGCGCATGGTGGACGGCGTGCTCCTCGTCGTCGACGCCTTCGACGGCCCGATGCCGCAGACCCGCTTCGTGCTCCGCAAGGCGCTCGCGCTCGGCCGCACCGTCATCATCTGCATCAACAAGATCGACCGCCCCGGCGCCGACCCGATGCGCGTCCACGAGGAGGTCCTCGACCTCCTCATCGAGCTCGAGGCCAACGAGGATCAGCTCGACGCCCCCGTCGTCTACGCCTCCGGCCGTAACGGCACCTCCACGATGGACATGGACGTGCCCGCCGTCGATCTCACGCCGCTGTTCGACACGATCGTGAAGCACGTCCCGGCGCCGCCGAGCGACAAGGACGGCCCGTTCCAGATGCTCGTGTCGACGATCGACTACTCGAACTACCTCGGCCGCCTCGCGATCGGGCGCATCGAGCGCGGGACCGCGCACGTGGGTGACGTCGTCCACCTCCTCCCGGTGGACCACACGCACAAGGGCGCCCCGGGGCGCATCACCAAGCTGTACGGCTTCGAAGGGCTCGAGCGCATCGAGGTCCAGAGCGCCGTCGCGGGCGAGATCGTCGCGCTCGCCGGCCTCGAGGGCGTCGAGATCGGCCTCACCATCACCGACCCGGAGCACCCGGAGCGCCTCGAGGGCATCGCCGTCGAGGAGCCGACCATCTCGGTCGACTTCATGGTGAACAACTCGCCGTTCGCGGGCCAGGACGGCAAGTTCGTGACGAGCCGCCAGGTGAAGGAGCGGCTGGAGAAGGAGCTCGAGCGCAACGTCGCGCTGCGCGTCGAGGACACCGAGACGACCGATGCCTGGACCGTCTCCGGCCGCGGCGAACTGCACCTCTCCATCCTCATGGAGACGATGCGCCGCGAAGGGTACGAGTTCCAGGTGAGCCGTCCGCGCGTGATCACGCACCTGGGCCCCAACGGCGAGAAGCTCGAGCCGTACGAGGAGCTCGCCATCGACGTGCCCGAGGAGTACATGGGCACCGTCATCGAGAAGCTCGGCCCCCGCAAGGCGAGCATGATCGAGATGAAGAACCCGGGCATGGGGCTCGTGCGCCTCGTCTACCGGATCCCGGCGCGCGGCCTCTTCGGCTACCGCTCCGAGTTCATGACCGACACGCGCGGCATGGGCATCATGCACCACCGCTTCCTCGAGTACGGGGCGTGGGCCGGCGCGCTGCAGGGCCGCCTCCGCGGCGTGCTCGTGTCGATGGAGGGCGGGACCATCATCGCCTTCGCGCTCGGCAACCTCCAGGACCGCTCCACGCTGTTCGTGAAGCCGGGCGACGAGGTGTACGAGGGGATGATCGTGGGCGAGAACTCCCGGCCGGGGGACATGGACGTGAACCCGACCAAGGAGAAGAAGCTCACGAACATGCGCTCCAAGTCGGCCGACGACGCGATCACCCTCGAGCCGCCGCGCCTCCTCACGCTCGAGAGCGCGCTGGAGTACATCGAGGACGACGAGCTGATCGAGGTCACCCCGTCGAACATCCGCCTCCGCAAGCGCCTGCTGGGCGTGAGCGACCGCAAGCGGATCAACCGCGACGCCAAGAAGGAGCGCGCGGGCACCTGA
- the pap gene encoding polyphosphate:AMP phosphotransferase, translating into MLEQAEQGRTLSDRSYETTVRSLRSKLLAAHFALRETKRQVIVIVGGADGAGKGELVHRLNEWLDPRGVVTHAFWDASDEDEERPHFYRFWKAMPGAGRVGIFFGSWYTRPIIERVTRQRRKREFGPEMDRIVAFERMLAEGGTVLVKLWMHLSKDAQRTRLQQLEKDGRIGPDDWAHFKSYDRFREVSERALAATHEPWAAWHPVDATDRRYREVTVGRLLLSALTLATEEAATKHVATRKGSTRKVATPKAAKREAAAAAAAAAPALRAYKPGTSILDAVDLTQRLTVAEYEREMERLKERLARLAWAAREQRVASVFAFEGWDAAGKGSAIRRVTAAIDPRLYRVVGIAAPTDEERAQHYLWRFWRHVPRDGRITIFDRSWYGRVLVERVEGFAPVADWARAYDEIDAFERQLTDHGMAVAKFWIHISPDEQLKRFKERERVAYKQFKITDEDWRNRKKMPAYREAVEEMLTRCEAPAAPWTVVAGNDKRFARVQIVRAIADRIERALD; encoded by the coding sequence ATGCTCGAGCAAGCCGAACAGGGCCGCACCCTCTCCGACCGCAGCTACGAGACCACCGTCCGCTCCCTCCGGAGCAAGCTGCTCGCCGCGCACTTCGCCCTCCGCGAGACCAAGCGGCAGGTGATCGTCATCGTCGGCGGCGCCGACGGCGCCGGCAAGGGCGAACTCGTCCACCGCCTCAACGAATGGCTCGACCCGCGCGGCGTCGTCACGCACGCCTTCTGGGACGCCTCCGACGAGGACGAGGAACGGCCCCACTTCTACCGCTTCTGGAAGGCGATGCCCGGCGCGGGGCGCGTGGGGATCTTCTTCGGCTCCTGGTACACGCGGCCCATCATCGAGCGCGTCACGCGCCAGCGGCGCAAGCGGGAGTTCGGGCCGGAGATGGACCGCATCGTCGCCTTCGAGCGGATGCTCGCCGAGGGCGGGACGGTCCTCGTGAAGCTCTGGATGCACCTCTCCAAGGACGCCCAGCGCACGCGGCTCCAGCAGCTCGAGAAGGACGGGCGGATCGGGCCGGACGACTGGGCGCACTTCAAGTCCTACGACCGCTTCCGCGAGGTCTCGGAGCGCGCGCTCGCGGCCACGCACGAACCCTGGGCGGCCTGGCATCCGGTGGACGCGACCGACCGGCGCTACCGCGAGGTCACCGTCGGACGATTGCTCCTCTCCGCCCTCACACTGGCGACGGAGGAGGCCGCGACGAAGCACGTCGCGACCCGGAAGGGTTCGACCCGGAAGGTCGCGACGCCCAAGGCGGCGAAGCGCGAGGCGGCGGCCGCGGCCGCCGCCGCCGCCCCCGCCCTCCGTGCCTACAAGCCCGGCACCTCGATCCTCGACGCCGTGGACCTCACGCAGCGGCTCACCGTCGCCGAGTACGAGCGCGAGATGGAACGCCTCAAGGAACGCCTCGCGCGCCTGGCCTGGGCGGCGCGCGAGCAGCGCGTGGCCTCGGTCTTCGCCTTCGAAGGATGGGACGCCGCCGGCAAGGGGAGCGCGATCCGCCGCGTCACGGCGGCGATCGACCCGCGGCTCTACCGCGTGGTGGGCATCGCCGCCCCCACCGACGAGGAACGGGCGCAACACTACCTCTGGCGCTTCTGGCGCCACGTCCCGCGCGACGGGCGGATCACGATCTTCGACCGCTCCTGGTACGGGCGCGTCCTCGTGGAGCGCGTCGAGGGGTTCGCCCCCGTCGCCGACTGGGCCCGCGCCTACGACGAGATCGACGCCTTCGAGCGGCAGCTCACCGACCACGGGATGGCGGTCGCGAAGTTCTGGATCCACATCAGCCCGGACGAACAGCTCAAGCGCTTCAAGGAGCGCGAGCGCGTCGCGTACAAGCAGTTCAAGATCACCGACGAGGACTGGCGGAACCGGAAGAAGATGCCGGCCTATCGCGAGGCGGTGGAGGAGATGCTCACCCGCTGCGAGGCGCCTGCGGCGCCGTGGACGGTGGTCGCGGGGAACGACAAGCGCTTCGCCCGGGTGCAGATCGTCCGCGCGATCGCCGACCGGATCGAGCGCGCGCTGGACTGA
- a CDS encoding alpha/beta hydrolase: MRLRTLAAAFALSVPLAGCTPILLGAANLIENGDRPRLTVAYGTGARQAYDVYRPLGADGQPLPGPSPVVIFVHGGSWESGDKHAYRWVGQALAQEGFVAVLPNYGLMPATRFPAFVDDVAAAVAHARARVGAWGGDTTRLFLMGHSAGAQIAALVAYDARYLARRGLTPAVFAGFVGLSGPYDFPLDSKLLRATFAGSAERERDAQPVTFVRRDVPRTLLAMGRDDTTVDPRNTTSLAAHLRGAGAAVEEVWVDGAHGATVGAFARINRGDSELVRRIRAFVRGAP, translated from the coding sequence ATGAGACTCCGCACCCTCGCGGCCGCCTTCGCGCTGTCGGTCCCGCTCGCCGGCTGTACCCCCATCCTGCTCGGCGCCGCGAACCTGATCGAGAACGGCGACCGTCCGCGCCTCACGGTCGCGTACGGCACCGGCGCGCGGCAGGCGTACGACGTGTATCGCCCGCTCGGTGCCGACGGGCAGCCGCTGCCCGGACCGTCGCCGGTGGTGATCTTCGTGCACGGCGGGAGCTGGGAGAGCGGCGACAAGCACGCCTACCGGTGGGTGGGGCAGGCGCTCGCGCAGGAGGGCTTCGTCGCGGTGCTGCCCAACTACGGCCTGATGCCCGCGACGCGGTTCCCGGCGTTCGTGGACGATGTCGCGGCCGCGGTCGCGCATGCACGGGCGCGGGTGGGGGCGTGGGGCGGGGACACCACCCGCCTCTTCCTGATGGGGCACAGCGCGGGCGCGCAGATCGCGGCGCTCGTCGCGTACGACGCGCGGTACCTCGCACGCCGGGGGCTCACGCCCGCGGTGTTCGCCGGATTCGTGGGGCTCTCGGGGCCGTACGACTTCCCGCTCGACTCGAAGCTGTTGCGAGCGACCTTCGCCGGGAGCGCCGAGCGCGAGCGTGACGCGCAGCCGGTGACGTTCGTGCGGCGCGACGTGCCGCGCACGCTGCTGGCGATGGGACGCGACGACACGACGGTGGACCCGCGCAACACGACCTCGCTCGCCGCGCACCTGCGCGGGGCGGGGGCGGCGGTGGAGGAGGTGTGGGTCGATGGCGCGCACGGCGCGACGGTGGGTGCGTTCGCGCGGATCAATCGCGGCGACAGCGAGCTCGTGCGGCGCATCCGCGCGTTCGTGCGGGGGGCGCCGTGA
- a CDS encoding integron integrase translates to MAQGPTLLAVLRDRLRTRHYSPRTAESYEGWVRRYVRFHGRRHPREMDVKELRDFLTHLARDLKVSASTQNQALAAIRFLYEVVLERPMAAPTDHLVAKRPTRLPTVLSAEDVDRVLGAMRGTPRLMAQLLYGSGLRVMECCTLRVKDLDPGRGELTVRRGKGGTDRRTMLPEGVLVGLREHLKEMREQHALDVARGAGYVALPGALRAKLGPESGRRWEWQWLFPATREYLDPESGERRRHHLHETVVQQSVTAAAREVGLSQRVTCHTLRHSFATHLLEAGYDIRTIQELLGHRDVSTTMIYTHVLNRGGLGVRSPLDGLPRRRR, encoded by the coding sequence ATGGCCCAAGGACCGACGTTGCTCGCGGTGCTCCGCGACCGCCTCCGCACGCGGCACTACAGTCCGCGCACCGCCGAATCGTACGAGGGGTGGGTGCGGCGGTACGTGCGGTTCCATGGGCGCCGCCACCCGCGCGAGATGGACGTGAAGGAGCTGCGGGATTTCCTGACGCATCTCGCGCGCGACCTCAAGGTGAGCGCGAGCACGCAGAACCAGGCGCTCGCCGCGATCCGGTTCCTGTATGAGGTGGTCCTCGAGCGGCCGATGGCCGCGCCGACCGATCATCTGGTCGCCAAGCGTCCGACCCGGCTTCCGACGGTCCTCTCGGCGGAGGACGTGGACCGAGTGCTCGGCGCGATGCGTGGCACGCCGCGGCTGATGGCACAGCTGCTGTACGGCAGTGGCCTTCGCGTGATGGAGTGCTGCACCTTGCGGGTGAAGGACCTCGACCCGGGCCGCGGCGAGCTGACCGTGCGGCGCGGCAAGGGCGGCACGGACCGCCGGACCATGCTGCCGGAGGGGGTGCTGGTCGGACTGCGCGAGCACCTGAAGGAGATGCGGGAGCAGCATGCGCTCGACGTGGCGCGCGGGGCGGGGTACGTCGCGTTGCCTGGCGCGCTGCGCGCGAAGCTCGGCCCCGAGTCCGGCCGTCGCTGGGAGTGGCAGTGGCTCTTCCCGGCCACGCGCGAGTACTTGGATCCGGAGTCGGGCGAGCGTCGTCGCCACCATCTCCACGAGACCGTCGTGCAGCAGTCGGTGACCGCAGCCGCGCGGGAAGTGGGCCTGAGCCAGCGGGTGACGTGTCACACGCTCCGTCACTCGTTCGCGACGCACCTGCTCGAGGCGGGGTACGACATCCGGACGATACAGGAGCTGCTTGGCCACCGGGACGTGAGCACGACGATGATCTACACCCATGTGCTGAACCGTGGCGGGCTGGGGGTTCGGAGCCCGCTGGACGGGCTACCTCGTCGTCGGCGCTGA
- a CDS encoding DUF2071 domain-containing protein produces the protein MLNFVVDPRLLASYVPAGTELDLWQGEAIVSVVGFRFVDTRLLGLPLPGHRNFEEVNLRFYVRRHEPTEVRRAVVFIRELVPRRAIAWVAKAWYNEPYRALRMRHTVLAQGDDRSVRYEWREGSVWTGLAARTVGAPSALVPGSEAEFITEHYWGYTRQRDGGTVEYQVAHPSWRVWAAHDATLSGDIAVTYGDAFAPALGGAPRSAFVAEGSPITVYRPRRLSLVEHGARNG, from the coding sequence ATGCTCAACTTTGTCGTCGACCCGCGCCTGCTCGCATCGTACGTGCCTGCCGGCACAGAACTGGATCTGTGGCAGGGCGAGGCAATCGTGAGTGTCGTCGGATTCCGATTCGTCGACACGAGATTGCTGGGCCTGCCTCTCCCCGGGCACCGGAACTTTGAGGAGGTCAATCTCCGCTTCTATGTGCGCCGGCACGAGCCGACCGAAGTGCGCCGCGCCGTTGTCTTCATCCGCGAACTCGTTCCGCGACGGGCCATCGCGTGGGTCGCCAAAGCATGGTACAACGAGCCCTATCGCGCGCTGCGCATGAGGCACACGGTGCTCGCGCAGGGCGACGACCGCTCGGTCCGCTATGAGTGGCGTGAGGGCAGCGTCTGGACCGGGCTAGCGGCGCGCACCGTCGGCGCACCGTCCGCGCTTGTTCCAGGATCGGAGGCCGAGTTCATCACGGAACACTATTGGGGCTACACTCGCCAGCGCGACGGCGGCACCGTCGAGTACCAGGTGGCGCATCCATCGTGGCGCGTGTGGGCGGCGCATGACGCCACGCTCAGCGGCGACATCGCCGTGACCTACGGTGACGCGTTTGCCCCTGCGCTCGGTGGCGCGCCGCGGTCGGCGTTCGTGGCCGAGGGCTCGCCCATCACCGTGTATCGTCCCCGTCGCCTCTCGTTGGTCGAGCACGGCGCGCGCAATGGCTAA